In the Cylindrospermopsis raciborskii Cr2010 genome, GTTAATGGGTCAACACCTGAGTGCTTTGGATATTCCAGCACTTTGGCGTGTTCAGGGATCTCCCGATTCTCAAGATGTTCAAGAAATGCTAAAACTGGCAGTTAATTTGGGTGTGGAATTAATCATAGACCCCGAGTTGGAAATTCAATCTGTGGATTATCAACATTTAACAGGCGTTTTTGCTGAATCCCCATCAGAACAGGTTTTGACTTACTTACTACAGGATACTCTAAAACCTGCCGTTTATAGTACTGTTAAAGCACCTCACTTTGGATTAGCACTGCCAGCATATATACACTTTAGCTCTCCTTTACGTCGGTATCCAGATTTAGTTATGCAAAGAGTGTATCATGCTGTTCTTGAGTATGGGCGCGATCGCCGTAATAGTCGTGTCAAGGAGCGGGTTAATCTACGTCATTCTTCTTCTCATCAAGAAATTAACTGGAATGTTTTACCTCCGGAAGTACAACAAGAGCTACAAACAGAATTAAACAGGATTCTGGTCCAGATTAATGAGAGAGAGAAACAAGTTTATGATGCTGAAACTGATCTAGCTGGATTACAAAAAGCACAGGTGATGAAACAGCAGATTAACCAAATCTTTCCTGGTGTGATTACTGGGGTTCAATCCTACGGTTTTTTTGTGGAGATAGAAGTTCCCCCAACCGAGGAAGTTGGTTCTCATTTAGCCACCCCTTTACGAGTAGAGGGATTAGTTCACGTTAGTTCTCTCAAGGATGATTGGTATGAATACCGCGCTCGACAACAAGCCCTATTTGGTAGAAAAAATCGCGCTTCCTATCGCTTAGGAGATCAGGTATTTGTACAGGTCAAAAGTGTAGACTACTATCGTCAACAAATTGATTTAGTTACCACTGGAGCAGATGGTAAAATTAATGGTTCGGAAACAACCAATGATGACAGATCAAATATCTACCTACCTGATCAAACCCCACCCTTTGATATAGATTAACCACTTGTGGATTACAGTTAAAAGGCTAGGGGTTTAAGACACATCTTTGTCCTAATGCCTTTTGACATTTATTAACCCCATGTTACCTACTAACTTTTTTGAGAAACTTCGTGTCTAATCACATTGATAAAAGTAACAATGACAGAAATCATAGCAAACCTCTAATAATAGGAGTATCTGGAGCATCTGGTTTGATTTATGCTGTGCGCGCCCTTAAGTTTCTACTAGAATCCGATTATAGTATAGAACTGGTTGCCTCTAAATCTACTTATACAGTTTGGCAAGCAGAGCAAAACATCCGTATGCCTCCGGAAGCGATCGCTCAGGAGCAATTCTGGCGATCGCAAGCTGGTGTCACCTCCATGGGTAAATTACGTTGTCATCCCTGGAGCGATGTAGGTGCTGGTATTGCTAGTGGTTCTTTTAGAAGCTTAGGGATGATTATTATTCCTTGTAGCATGAGTACAGTAGCGAAACTAGCGGTAGGTTTAAGTTCCGATTTGCTAGAAAGAGCAGCAGATGTACAAGTTAAGGAAGGGCGCAAACTGGTAATTGTGCCCAGAGAAACACCCTTTAGCTTGATTCACCTGCGGAATTTAACTACCCTAGCTGAAACAGGGGTTAGGGTTGTCCCCGCCATCCCTGCTTGGTATCATAATCCTAAGAGCATAGACGATTTAGTAGATTTTGTGGTTGCTCGTGCTTTGGATCAATTGGACATTGATTGTATACCCATTAAGCGCTGGCAAGGTCATATTTAAATTAGAGCTAATTAAACAAGAACGAACAAGTAAAGTTGACAAGGGAGAAAATGAGCTAGATAATAGTAGATAAATTTGAAGTTCAGGTATTTCAAATATTTACAGTTAGAGGACAACCGCACAGAGATTATGAGTAACACCCCTGTAAACGAATCAAAACCTAGTTATGTGAAGCTGGCAATGCGAAACATGGTCAGAAAAGGTGGCACCTCCCTCAAACATTTCGGACTAACTACCATGGGATTGTTAGCTGTTCTGGTTGGTCTAGCATACCTCACTCGCTAAATAAAGGAAATTCTGTGTCCTCCCAAACCAAAGTACAGACTCAATTACAAGTTGAGTTATTTATTGAAAATAGTTATGACTTGAACTTGACTAATCAAGTATCAGAAGAAAAATGGTATATGTGGTTTAGCCAGTGGTTGACCCTGCTTGCTGTCGAACTA is a window encoding:
- a CDS encoding flavin prenyltransferase UbiX, which gives rise to MSNHIDKSNNDRNHSKPLIIGVSGASGLIYAVRALKFLLESDYSIELVASKSTYTVWQAEQNIRMPPEAIAQEQFWRSQAGVTSMGKLRCHPWSDVGAGIASGSFRSLGMIIIPCSMSTVAKLAVGLSSDLLERAADVQVKEGRKLVIVPRETPFSLIHLRNLTTLAETGVRVVPAIPAWYHNPKSIDDLVDFVVARALDQLDIDCIPIKRWQGHI
- a CDS encoding DUF3285 domain-containing protein produces the protein MSNTPVNESKPSYVKLAMRNMVRKGGTSLKHFGLTTMGLLAVLVGLAYLTR